Proteins found in one Sphingomonas sp. SORGH_AS_0879 genomic segment:
- a CDS encoding homocysteine S-methyltransferase family protein gives MTTRDTFLAEAAKRILITDGAFGTEIQNWKLDEAAYAGTLGLSHDQKGNNDILALTKPEVPESIHRAYFEAGADIAETNTFSANRISQADYGAEHLVREINVESARLARRLADEYQAKDGRPRFVAGAIGPTNKTLSLSPDVNDPGYREIDFDYLKDVYREQIDALVEGGADFILIETVFDTLNAKAGIMAVIEAGEARGREIPIMLSMTLTDLSGRNLSGHTVEAFWHAVRHARPLTIGLNCSFGAEQLRPHVKTLSEICDTLIMIYPNAGLPNELGAYDEAPVTTAGLVGEWAVEGQVNVLGGCCGSTPAHIKAIADKVKGMKPRAVPTPPVVTRLAGLEPFTMAA, from the coding sequence ATGACGACCCGCGACACCTTCCTGGCCGAAGCGGCCAAGCGTATCCTGATCACCGATGGCGCGTTCGGCACGGAGATCCAGAACTGGAAGCTGGACGAGGCGGCCTATGCGGGAACGCTGGGCCTGTCGCACGACCAGAAGGGCAACAACGACATCCTGGCGCTCACCAAGCCGGAGGTGCCCGAATCCATCCACCGCGCCTATTTCGAGGCGGGGGCGGATATCGCCGAGACCAACACCTTCTCGGCGAACCGGATCAGCCAGGCCGATTATGGTGCCGAACATCTGGTCCGCGAGATCAATGTCGAGAGCGCCAGGCTCGCCCGGCGTCTGGCGGACGAATATCAGGCGAAGGACGGCCGCCCGCGTTTCGTCGCGGGCGCGATCGGGCCGACCAACAAGACGCTGTCGCTGTCGCCGGACGTCAACGATCCGGGCTATCGCGAGATCGACTTCGATTACCTCAAGGACGTCTACCGCGAACAGATCGACGCGCTGGTCGAGGGTGGGGCGGACTTCATCCTGATCGAGACGGTGTTCGACACGCTCAACGCCAAGGCCGGGATCATGGCGGTGATCGAGGCGGGCGAGGCGCGGGGCCGTGAAATCCCGATCATGCTGTCGATGACGCTGACCGACCTGTCGGGCCGCAACCTGTCGGGCCACACGGTCGAGGCCTTCTGGCACGCGGTGCGCCACGCCCGGCCGCTGACCATCGGGCTGAACTGCTCGTTCGGCGCGGAACAGCTTCGCCCGCATGTGAAGACGCTGAGCGAAATCTGCGACACGCTCATCATGATCTATCCCAATGCCGGGCTGCCCAACGAACTGGGTGCCTATGACGAAGCGCCCGTCACCACCGCCGGTCTGGTCGGCGAATGGGCGGTCGAGGGGCAGGTCAATGTGCTCGGCGGCTGCTGCGGCTCGACGCCCGCGCATATCAAGGCGATCGCCGACAAGGTGAAGGGCATGAAGCCCCGCGCCGTCCCGACCCCGCCGGTCGTCACCCGCCTCGCTGGCCTCGAGCCGTTCACGATGGCGGCGTGA
- a CDS encoding LysR family transcriptional regulator: MRLPDLEAWAIFAAVVEHRSFSGAADAIGLSKATVSKAITRLEAQLNQSLFHRTSRRLALTEAGKPLAEHAARILAEARAAEEAARDAASAPAGRIRLAAPMSFGVTNIAPVIAEFLAAHPGIEIELSLSDARVDIVAEGYDIALRIADLPDSSLRARRLCGISTHVVASPGYLAEHGTPTHPNELGEHRLLSYSNITGPWRFRRSDGAEVSVRPQGPLTANSGDALVPAVLAGLGIARLPGFIIGPHLASGRAVAILEDWTPPPIGLHLLTPPSPLRPARVEALIAWLADRVRDPCMIAKATEKAMGDVR; the protein is encoded by the coding sequence ATGCGTCTGCCGGATCTGGAAGCCTGGGCCATCTTCGCCGCCGTGGTCGAGCACCGGTCCTTCAGCGGCGCCGCCGACGCGATCGGCCTGTCCAAGGCGACCGTGTCGAAAGCGATCACCCGGCTGGAGGCGCAACTCAACCAGTCGCTGTTCCACCGCACCTCGCGCCGCCTCGCGCTGACCGAGGCGGGCAAGCCGCTGGCCGAGCATGCCGCGCGCATCCTGGCCGAGGCCCGCGCCGCCGAGGAAGCCGCGCGCGACGCCGCCAGCGCACCCGCCGGTCGCATCCGCCTGGCCGCGCCCATGTCGTTCGGGGTGACCAACATCGCACCGGTCATCGCCGAGTTCCTGGCCGCGCATCCGGGGATCGAGATCGAACTCAGCCTGTCCGACGCGCGGGTTGATATCGTCGCGGAAGGCTATGACATCGCACTGCGCATCGCCGATCTGCCCGACAGCTCGCTGCGCGCGCGGCGGCTGTGCGGGATTTCTACGCATGTCGTCGCTTCGCCCGGCTATCTGGCGGAGCATGGCACGCCGACCCACCCCAATGAACTGGGCGAGCATCGGCTGCTCAGCTATTCCAACATCACCGGCCCCTGGCGCTTTCGCCGCTCCGACGGGGCGGAAGTGTCGGTCCGTCCGCAAGGTCCGCTGACCGCCAATAGTGGCGATGCACTGGTCCCCGCCGTGCTGGCCGGACTGGGCATCGCGCGGCTGCCGGGGTTCATCATCGGGCCGCATCTGGCATCGGGCCGCGCGGTGGCGATCCTGGAGGACTGGACGCCGCCGCCGATCGGGCTTCATCTGCTGACGCCGCCCAGCCCCTTGCGCCCGGCGCGGGTCGAGGCGCTGATCGCCTGGCTGGCCGACCGGGTCCGCGACCCCTGCATGATCGCCAAGGCGACGGAGAAGGCGATGGGGGACGTGCGATGA
- the metF gene encoding methylenetetrahydrofolate reductase: protein MTNTILTQAEAALAHDEPLFADVGGDIAVSFEFFPPKTEKMDAQLWDAIRTLEPLDPRFVSVTYGAGGSTRERTHATVARIQRETTLAAAAHLTCVEATREEIDQVAHEYWAAGVRHIVALRGDPPAEGARFVSHPGGYENAADLVAGLKKLHPFEISVAAYPECHPDSVDQASDIDNLKRKIDAGANRAITQFFFSPEAYFRFRDAAAAAGITAEIVPGILPVSNVAQTRKFAAMCGACIPDWMDRLFEGLDDHPGARQLVAATIAAEMCRRLYAGGVKGFHFYTLNRAELAYAISHLLGVRGKKVEAIAAA, encoded by the coding sequence ATGACGAACACGATCCTGACCCAGGCCGAAGCGGCGCTGGCGCATGACGAACCGCTGTTCGCCGATGTCGGCGGCGATATCGCGGTCAGTTTCGAATTCTTCCCGCCCAAGACGGAGAAGATGGACGCGCAGCTCTGGGATGCGATCCGCACGCTGGAGCCGCTCGACCCGCGTTTCGTGTCGGTGACGTACGGCGCGGGTGGCTCGACCCGCGAGCGGACCCATGCGACCGTGGCGCGGATCCAGCGCGAGACGACGCTGGCGGCGGCGGCGCATCTGACCTGTGTCGAGGCGACGCGCGAGGAAATCGATCAGGTCGCGCACGAATATTGGGCGGCGGGCGTGCGGCATATCGTGGCGCTGCGTGGCGATCCGCCTGCGGAGGGCGCGCGCTTCGTGAGCCATCCGGGCGGCTATGAGAATGCCGCCGATCTGGTGGCGGGCCTCAAGAAGCTGCATCCGTTCGAGATTTCGGTCGCGGCCTATCCCGAATGCCACCCGGACTCGGTGGATCAGGCGTCGGATATCGACAACCTGAAGCGCAAGATCGACGCCGGGGCCAACCGCGCGATCACGCAGTTCTTCTTCTCGCCCGAAGCCTATTTCCGCTTCCGCGACGCGGCGGCGGCGGCGGGGATCACGGCGGAGATCGTGCCGGGCATCCTGCCGGTGTCGAACGTCGCCCAGACCCGCAAGTTCGCCGCCATGTGCGGCGCGTGCATCCCCGACTGGATGGACCGTCTGTTCGAGGGGCTGGACGACCATCCCGGCGCGCGCCAACTCGTCGCCGCGACGATCGCCGCGGAGATGTGCCGCCGTCTGTATGCGGGCGGGGTGAAGGGCTTCCACTTCTACACGCTCAACCGCGCCGAACTGGCCTATGCGATCAGCCATCTGCTGGGTGTGCGCGGCAAGAAGGTCGAGGCGATCGCGGCGGCGTAA
- a CDS encoding RluA family pseudouridine synthase translates to MHGDRVLFIDGEALVIDKPAGLPVDRPRNGSISLENHLESLKFGFKRWPTAVHRLDRDTSGCLLLSRNPKAHARFQQAFEAGLVEKRYLAVLNGLVEGEGMIDLPLAKVSTREEGWRIVADPAGKAARTGWRALRHEGGRTLVEFRPETGRTHQIRVHAATGLGAAVVGDPVYGAGEAGGMLLHAASLTVPRGDTKDPITAEAPLPERFGAFTE, encoded by the coding sequence ATGCACGGAGATCGCGTTCTATTCATCGACGGCGAAGCGCTGGTGATCGACAAACCGGCGGGCCTGCCCGTCGATCGGCCCCGCAACGGGTCGATCAGCCTCGAAAACCATCTGGAATCGCTCAAATTCGGGTTCAAGCGCTGGCCGACCGCTGTCCACCGGCTGGACCGCGACACCAGCGGTTGCCTGCTGCTGTCTCGCAACCCCAAGGCGCATGCCCGTTTCCAGCAGGCGTTCGAGGCCGGATTGGTCGAGAAGCGCTATCTGGCGGTGCTGAACGGCCTGGTCGAGGGCGAGGGGATGATCGACCTTCCGCTCGCCAAGGTTTCGACTCGCGAGGAAGGCTGGCGGATCGTCGCCGATCCGGCGGGCAAGGCGGCGCGGACTGGCTGGCGCGCGCTGCGGCATGAGGGCGGGCGGACGCTGGTCGAGTTCCGCCCCGAAACGGGCCGCACGCACCAAATTCGCGTTCATGCGGCGACCGGGCTGGGCGCGGCCGTGGTCGGCGATCCCGTTTACGGTGCGGGCGAGGCCGGGGGCATGCTGCTCCACGCCGCCAGCCTGACCGTGCCGCGCGGCGATACCAAGGACCCGATCACCGCGGAGGCCCCGCTTCCCGAACGCTTCGGCGCGTTCACCGAATAA
- a CDS encoding AI-2E family transporter produces the protein MNRLRPDEADARFIRRIVLTLVILGVGAALFRAGDLLILAFGSILGAIVIHAIADLYADRLPIGPKRSLTLSVATVLAVLGFLAWLFGVAFRQQLNTLVTQLPNLIDQLAAWAAQSPVGAKVVDAVRAAYAGSRVAQDIGGIVSGAGEFVLNCLLLLVGALFFAADPKVYERGFLLLIPRSMRPAMEDALFDTGSTLRLWLRAQLIQMTTMGVLVGVGLAIAGVPSAAALGLLTGLSEFVPYVGPIAAMLPALGLAAQGGNHAIIGTLITFALVRLVQTNAITPFVTSRVVAIPPAVTLFAIIGIGTIFGLFGLFFSAALLIVVFTLIRSLYLREVLGEDIPPVEHQTLLDPRARVKQDNNNPG, from the coding sequence ATGAACCGGCTTCGCCCCGACGAGGCCGATGCGCGCTTCATCCGCCGCATCGTCCTGACCTTGGTGATCCTGGGCGTCGGCGCCGCACTGTTCCGGGCGGGCGACCTGCTGATCCTCGCCTTCGGGTCGATCCTGGGGGCGATCGTCATCCATGCCATCGCCGATCTCTATGCCGACCGTCTGCCGATCGGCCCCAAACGCTCGCTGACCCTGTCGGTCGCGACGGTGCTGGCGGTGCTGGGCTTCCTGGCCTGGCTGTTCGGCGTCGCCTTTCGCCAGCAGTTGAACACGCTGGTCACGCAATTGCCGAACCTGATCGACCAGTTAGCCGCCTGGGCCGCGCAATCGCCGGTCGGAGCCAAGGTGGTGGACGCGGTCCGCGCCGCCTATGCGGGCAGCCGGGTGGCGCAGGATATCGGCGGCATCGTGTCGGGCGCGGGCGAGTTCGTGCTCAACTGCCTGTTGCTGCTGGTCGGGGCGCTGTTCTTCGCCGCCGATCCCAAAGTCTATGAGCGCGGCTTCCTGCTGCTGATCCCTCGATCGATGCGCCCGGCGATGGAGGATGCGCTGTTCGATACCGGATCGACCCTTCGCCTGTGGCTCCGCGCGCAATTGATCCAGATGACGACGATGGGCGTGCTGGTCGGCGTAGGATTGGCGATCGCGGGGGTGCCGTCCGCCGCCGCGCTGGGGCTGCTGACGGGCCTCAGCGAATTCGTCCCCTATGTCGGGCCGATCGCCGCGATGCTGCCCGCGCTGGGGCTGGCGGCGCAGGGCGGCAACCATGCGATCATCGGCACGCTCATCACCTTCGCCCTGGTCCGCCTGGTCCAGACCAACGCCATCACCCCCTTCGTCACCAGTCGCGTCGTGGCGATCCCTCCGGCCGTAACCCTTTTCGCGATCATCGGGATCGGCACCATATTCGGCCTTTTCGGACTTTTCTTTTCCGCGGCACTGTTGATCGTCGTGTTTACCTTGATCAGAAGCCTGTATTTGCGGGAAGTTCTGGGCGAAGACATTCCGCCGGTGGAACATCAGACCTTGCTCGACCCCCGGGCCAGAGTGAAACAAGACAATAATAATCCGGGTTAG
- a CDS encoding pirin family protein — protein MSTQVIDTPVQDRGIDRRSFESLGHANHGWLDARHHFSFANYYDPARMGWGAIRVWNDDVIAPNAGFPPHPHADMEIITYVRTGAITHQDSMGNVGRTAAGDVQVMSAGSGVRHAEYNLEAEPTTLFQIWIEPRSRGGQPSWGAKPFPRGERSGRFVTLASGFEEDGDALRIRADARVLGATLHAGESVEHVVGEGRHAYLVPATGRIEIDGVPFAARDGAALSGGRTVTITAIEDAEIVLVDSE, from the coding sequence ATGAGCACCCAAGTCATCGACACCCCTGTTCAGGATCGGGGAATCGACCGCCGCAGCTTCGAAAGCCTGGGCCATGCCAACCATGGCTGGCTGGACGCGCGGCACCATTTCTCGTTCGCCAATTATTATGATCCCGCCCGCATGGGCTGGGGCGCGATCCGGGTGTGGAACGATGATGTCATCGCTCCCAACGCCGGTTTCCCGCCGCATCCCCATGCCGATATGGAGATCATCACCTATGTCCGCACCGGTGCGATCACGCACCAGGATTCGATGGGCAATGTCGGCCGCACCGCGGCGGGCGATGTTCAGGTGATGAGCGCCGGATCGGGCGTGCGCCATGCCGAATATAATCTGGAGGCCGAGCCGACCACGCTCTTCCAGATATGGATCGAGCCGCGCAGCCGGGGCGGCCAGCCGAGTTGGGGCGCCAAGCCGTTCCCCAGGGGCGAGCGGTCGGGCCGGTTCGTGACGCTTGCCAGCGGGTTCGAGGAGGATGGCGATGCGCTACGCATCCGCGCCGATGCCCGCGTCCTGGGTGCGACCCTGCACGCCGGGGAAAGCGTCGAGCATGTCGTGGGGGAGGGGCGTCACGCCTATCTCGTCCCCGCCACCGGACGGATCGAAATCGACGGTGTGCCGTTCGCGGCTCGCGACGGTGCGGCACTGTCAGGTGGTCGGACGGTGACGATCACCGCCATCGAGGATGCCGAGATCGTTCTGGTCGATTCCGAATAA
- a CDS encoding M15 family metallopeptidase has translation MPSLRTVFLPATFAVTLPLLPVLAQAQSCDGALPPPGPDGRVAGHFFYGDAPPAELVPAPPGFALGQPCYVRRDMLPDLERLLAAAKGDPAVMGQLRGLSCHRAILRQGHVFCRDRDSTAAERAISVAPAGHSEHATGYAIDFAVRPSPNCPDAEACMAATPAARWLFANGPRFGFEMSFPAGNTQRVKWEPWHWRWVGTSPTAPGAAQARFIFAKARAQFPAKPGVRDPLKVVVASPPPVPVAPAPLSAPLKKKQKRR, from the coding sequence ATGCCGTCCCTTCGTACCGTTTTCCTGCCCGCGACCTTCGCCGTCACGCTCCCGCTGCTGCCCGTTCTGGCGCAGGCCCAGTCGTGCGACGGCGCGCTGCCGCCGCCGGGCCCCGATGGCCGGGTCGCCGGGCATTTCTTCTATGGCGACGCCCCGCCCGCCGAACTGGTCCCGGCCCCGCCGGGCTTCGCGCTGGGCCAGCCCTGCTATGTCCGCCGCGACATGCTGCCCGACCTGGAGCGGTTGCTGGCCGCCGCGAAGGGCGATCCGGCGGTGATGGGGCAGTTGCGCGGGCTGTCCTGCCACCGCGCCATCCTGCGCCAGGGTCATGTCTTTTGCCGCGACCGGGACAGCACCGCCGCCGAGCGCGCCATTTCGGTCGCCCCGGCGGGGCATAGCGAGCATGCGACCGGCTATGCGATCGACTTCGCGGTGCGGCCCTCGCCCAATTGCCCGGATGCCGAGGCCTGCATGGCCGCGACCCCGGCGGCGCGCTGGCTGTTCGCCAACGGCCCGCGCTTCGGCTTCGAGATGAGCTTCCCCGCAGGCAACACGCAGCGGGTGAAGTGGGAGCCATGGCACTGGCGCTGGGTCGGCACCAGCCCGACCGCGCCGGGTGCGGCGCAGGCACGCTTCATCTTCGCCAAGGCGCGCGCGCAGTTCCCCGCCAAGCCGGGGGTGCGCGATCCGTTGAAGGTGGTGGTGGCGAGCCCGCCGCCGGTTCCCGTTGCGCCCGCGCCCTTGTCCGCTCCGCTCAAGAAGAAGCAGAAGCGGCGATAG
- a CDS encoding metalloregulator ArsR/SmtB family transcription factor yields MANALEIFRALSDPTRLRILALLRSMELSVGELAQVLGQSQPRVSRHVKILVDAELAERRKEGSWVFVALGDREAVEPMTAALDRWTADKPDPWVVADVARLAAVRADRAASAAAWFEDHAGEWDAIRSLHVADSEIEEAMAGLIGEGDLGTLIDIGTGTGRMLELFGDRADAALGIDRSSEMLRLARAKLHGRANTELRQADLYALPMGDGAADIAILHHVLHFAQQPGAAIVEAARVLGPGGRLLIADFAPHDREELRQKAAHSRLGFGDEQIVGWFGAAGLTLARTETLEGGELTVKLWLGVKKGLRPVETNRVKAA; encoded by the coding sequence ATGGCCAATGCGCTGGAAATCTTTCGCGCCCTCAGCGATCCGACTCGGCTGCGCATATTGGCGCTGCTCCGCTCGATGGAACTGTCGGTGGGCGAACTGGCGCAGGTGCTGGGCCAGAGCCAGCCGCGCGTCAGCCGCCATGTGAAGATCCTGGTCGATGCCGAACTGGCCGAGCGGCGCAAGGAAGGCAGTTGGGTGTTCGTCGCACTCGGCGATCGTGAGGCGGTGGAGCCGATGACGGCGGCGCTGGACCGCTGGACGGCGGACAAGCCCGACCCCTGGGTGGTGGCGGATGTCGCGCGGCTGGCTGCGGTGCGCGCGGACCGGGCGGCGAGTGCTGCGGCCTGGTTCGAGGATCATGCGGGCGAGTGGGACGCGATCCGCTCGCTCCATGTCGCGGACAGCGAGATCGAGGAGGCGATGGCGGGCCTGATCGGCGAAGGCGATCTGGGCACGCTGATCGACATCGGCACCGGCACCGGGCGGATGCTGGAGTTGTTCGGCGACCGCGCCGATGCGGCGCTGGGCATCGATCGATCGTCGGAGATGCTGCGGCTGGCCCGCGCGAAACTGCACGGGCGCGCCAATACCGAGTTGCGGCAGGCGGACCTCTATGCGCTGCCCATGGGCGATGGCGCGGCGGATATCGCGATCCTGCACCATGTCCTCCACTTCGCGCAGCAGCCGGGGGCGGCGATCGTCGAGGCGGCGCGGGTGCTGGGGCCGGGCGGGCGGTTGCTGATCGCCGATTTCGCGCCGCATGATCGCGAGGAACTGCGGCAAAAGGCGGCGCATAGCCGTCTGGGCTTTGGCGACGAACAGATCGTCGGCTGGTTCGGTGCCGCCGGATTGACGCTGGCGCGGACCGAGACGCTGGAGGGCGGCGAACTGACCGTCAAGCTCTGGCTGGGTGTGAAAAAGGGGCTTCGGCCCGTCGAGACGAATAGGGTGAAGGCGGCATGA
- the arfB gene encoding alternative ribosome rescue aminoacyl-tRNA hydrolase ArfB, whose protein sequence is MALIPVTRAIAIDEREIGESFTRASGPGGQHVNTTDSAVLLRFDVGGSPSLPEAVKMRLAVLAGQRLSKDGVLTLRADASRSQEMNRREVRERLIDLIREATIVPKKRRPTKPTRASQTRRVDAKKGRAQVKAGRGKVRFD, encoded by the coding sequence ATGGCGCTGATCCCCGTCACCCGCGCCATCGCGATCGACGAGCGCGAGATCGGCGAGAGCTTCACCCGCGCCTCCGGGCCGGGTGGGCAGCATGTCAACACGACCGACAGCGCGGTGCTGCTGCGCTTCGACGTGGGCGGCTCGCCGAGTTTGCCGGAGGCGGTGAAGATGCGCCTCGCGGTGCTGGCGGGGCAAAGGCTGAGCAAGGACGGCGTGCTGACCCTGCGCGCCGATGCCAGCCGGTCGCAGGAGATGAACCGGCGCGAGGTGCGCGAGCGGCTGATCGACCTGATCCGCGAAGCGACCATCGTGCCCAAGAAGCGCCGGCCGACCAAGCCGACACGGGCCTCGCAGACGCGGCGGGTGGACGCCAAGAAGGGGCGCGCCCAGGTGAAGGCGGGGCGGGGGAAGGTGCGATTCGACTGA
- the wrbA gene encoding NAD(P)H:quinone oxidoreductase: MAKVLVLYYSSYGHIEKMADAIAEGARAGGAEVDIRRVAETAPPEVVAAAHFKTDTAHPEIEGPDALTNYDAIIVGTPTRYGRMASQMAAFWDTTGGVWMRGGLVGKVGGAFTSTASQHGGQETTLFSVLTNLIHHGMTIVGLDYGFQGQMGVKEVHGGTPYGASTLADGDGSRQPSQVDLDGARYQGKRIAETAAKLFG, encoded by the coding sequence ATGGCTAAGGTTCTGGTCCTTTACTATTCGTCCTATGGTCACATCGAGAAGATGGCCGACGCCATCGCCGAGGGCGCGCGCGCCGGGGGTGCCGAGGTGGATATCCGCCGCGTCGCCGAAACCGCTCCGCCCGAGGTGGTCGCCGCCGCGCACTTCAAGACCGACACCGCGCACCCCGAGATCGAGGGCCCCGACGCGCTGACCAACTATGACGCGATCATCGTCGGCACGCCGACCCGCTATGGCCGGATGGCGAGCCAGATGGCGGCCTTCTGGGACACGACCGGCGGCGTGTGGATGCGCGGCGGTCTGGTCGGCAAGGTCGGCGGCGCCTTCACCTCGACCGCCAGCCAGCATGGCGGGCAGGAGACGACCCTGTTCTCGGTGCTGACCAACCTGATCCACCACGGCATGACCATCGTCGGTCTCGACTATGGTTTCCAGGGCCAGATGGGTGTCAAGGAAGTCCATGGCGGCACGCCCTATGGCGCGTCCACCCTGGCCGATGGCGACGGTAGCCGCCAGCCGAGCCAGGTCGACCTGGACGGCGCCCGCTACCAGGGCAAGCGCATCGCCGAGACGGCCGCCAAGCTGTTCGGGTGA